The genome window CTGCGCATGGCGCGTGCGTGGCCATTAACGTGAATAGAACTATTAACAATAGGCCCGCGCCTACACCCCTAGCCATAGCCACCTGACCGCTCCTCCCCCCTGGGCCTTATAAGTGTTACTTTTTTAAAAAAAGAGTTATTTCTCAATCGACGTTGCCCATGATAGCGCAACGCCGCCGGAGCTACGCTCGTCTCTACTGCGCCACTACGCATCCATGCGGCGCTGCTACCACGCTGATTGCCTGAATCTTTATTACGTCACGCGCGTTAAGATCAGGCGGTGGCCTCATGGTTAAGGTTGCCGTGGGCTCAGACGACCTCTACCCATGTGCCAAGGAGTCCGCTGAGTACTTGAGGAGGAGGGGCTTCGAGGTCGTTGTTGTCGGCTCCCTTAAGAGCGGCAAGTCGGAGCCTTGGCCCGACGTGGCGTTAGAGGTCGCTAAGCTCGTCTCTAGCGGTGAAGCTCGCTGGGGCCTCCTTGTTTGCTACACTGGCACCGGCGTCTCTATTGTTGCGAACAAGGTTCGCGGCGTTAGGGCGGCGCTCTGTAACGACCCAGGCACTGCTAGAGGGGCTAGGCTGTGGAACGACGCAAACGTACTAGTCATGAGCGGGAGGCTCGTGACCGAGATAATGGCCAGGGAGGTAATTGATGCATGGCTATCGGTGGAGGCCCCAGATTTAAGCGAGCTAGGTAACATCGAGAAGCTGAAGAGGATCGACGCAGAGCTTAGGGGGCCTCAGTGTGCCCCTCACCTCTAACTACGCTGTGCTCAGGAGCGCTGCATGGATCTTGACGCAGCCTACTGCCTCGCCGCCCTCTACTAAGGCCCTCGCCTCCTCCATTCTCTGCGCTGCACACCTTGAGCGTGCCGTAGCGCCGCCTAATTCCCAACGGCTCTTCGTGAGTCGCCTTCGAAGGCTGGTAGGTGGAGCGCTAAGTAAGCGTTCGTACGGCTACTGCCCTTAGCGAAGCCTCTAGCCTCGTAGGTCGCTCAGCCGAAGTGGGCTCGGCTCTAGCCTACTTTCTGCGCCGTGCTCGCTTTAACTTAGTACGGGCCGGCGCGTCATAGATATAGCGTGAGGATGATTTAGCGGTAGTCCTTATCCGGCGCTACTCTTTTATGCGCTAAGGGTCCATGCAGCCTCTAGGTGAACTAGGTGCGCCCACTAGCGGCGGAGGCTGAGTATGGAACGGTGGAGCGCACGGCCTTCCGCTGCTTACCGACGCGTCGTGCCGCCGAGGCTGTGGGCTCTAGGTAGGTGGAGCTCTTGGAGCCCGTGCAGCTGACCGCCCTGGCGATATTCCTTGCGACCATCGGCTTCGTGATATGGGGGGTGGTCGATAGGGCAGTGGTGGCCATCATAGGCACCATACTCATGATCGCGCTCGGCGTGATGAGTGAGGTTCAGGCATTCCACTACGTAGATTGGAACGTGATCGCCATACTCCTAGGCATATGGATTATCGCTAACTACTTTGCTCGCACCGGGGTGTTGGAGTTCCTCGCGGTGAAGGCTGTAAAGCTCTCAAAGGGCGACCTCCCCCTCCTCGTAACCCTACTCGGAGTCCTTGCCGGCTTCGTCTCCATGTTCGTGGACAACGTGGTCGTGATCCTAATGTTCGCCCCGATAGTCTTCTACATTACCGATAGGCTTAAGCTCAACCCCTTCCCCCTCATCATGTTCATCGGCCTGTGCGCCAACACCATGGGGACCGCCCTCCTACTCGGAGACCTACCGCCGCAGATGCTTCACGCAGTCTCAGGTATCGAGTTCCTCGAGTTCGTATGGATTCGCGGGAGGCCTAGCTCATTCATAATCCTCACCCTCACCTTCTTAATTACCACCTGGCTCTTCTACTCCACGAAGTTTAAGAGGGCTTTCTCCCAAGAGTCCTTGGGCGTAGACATTAGGGCTAGGCTTAAGGAGATGGCGGAGCTAGACGAAAGCCGCTGCATTAAAGATAGGAAGCTCGCAGCTATTACCGTAGGCGCCTTCATAGGGACCATCTTAGCTATGTCCCTGCGCCAGCTCCTCGGCGTAAAGCTCGGCTTCATAGCTCTGACCGGAGCCCTCGCCCTAGTATTCACGGTTGAAACCCTTAGGTTTAAGGGGAAGGCTGAGCGCCCAGGGTTTGAGGAGGTCCTCTCATCCCTAGATTGGAGGGCTATCCTCTTCTACATAGCCCTCTTCGCCCTCGTAGGAGGGATCGAGCACGTAGGCCTCCTAGATATGCTGGCGGAGGGCATTAAGCCCTACCTCGCCCTCCCCCTCGTAGGGCTTACCATCCTCTACTGGGTCACCGTCCCCGTAGTGGGCATCGTAGAGCACGACGCGTACATCCTCACCTTCCTCTACGTAGTAAAGGACCTCGCTGGGCACGGCATCGACCCCTGGCCCCTCTGGTGGGCCCTCCTATGGTCTGGTACTCTAGGTAGCAACTTGACCGTGGCCGGGGCCCCCGCTCTGTACGTAGCTATAAACGTTTGCGAGCGTAACACCGGTAGGAAGGTTTCGTCCAGAGACTTCTTCAGCTTCAGCGTCCCTTACGTAGCGGTATCTACGGTAGTCTGCTACATACTCGCAGTCCTCACCTGGGGCTTATGAAGCAGCCCCGAGCCTTCGTAGGCCCCTGGAGGCTGCGTAGGCTAAGCTTTTTACACAGAGGCTTTGAAAAGCGCACTGAATACCTACGTGCTACGCTGGCGGTGTTCATGAAGATCGCCTTCGTCACTACGGAGTACCCGCCGACTATCTACGGCGGTTTAGGTGTATACTCAGAGGCTATCGCTACTCGGCTTAGTAAGCTCGGACACGAAGTCCACGTGTTCACCATCAACCCGTCGAGCCTACCTAAGTACTCAGCTCAAGGAGGGGTGCACGTACATAGGCTAAGGCCGGTCGATGCCTCCTCGCCGCTCAGAGCCATAGTTAACGATGAGTTGAGGGCTTGGGGGCCTGGCTTTAAATTCTTTAGCGACGTCCTCACCTACAACGTAGCCGCCGCGCTAGCCATGGTTAGCGGAGGAGCCGAGTTCGACCTCGTAGCTGTTCACGACTGGCTCTCCTCGATAGCCGGGGTCGCGGTTAAGGACGAGGCGCCCCACGTACCCCTAGTCTTCCACATCCACTCGACAGAGAGAGGTAGGAACCTAGGGGGAGGCTCTCCAACCGTCATTAGGCTAGAGCTTATGT of Candidatus Nezhaarchaeota archaeon contains these proteins:
- a CDS encoding RpiB/LacA/LacB family sugar-phosphate isomerase gives rise to the protein MVKVAVGSDDLYPCAKESAEYLRRRGFEVVVVGSLKSGKSEPWPDVALEVAKLVSSGEARWGLLVCYTGTGVSIVANKVRGVRAALCNDPGTARGARLWNDANVLVMSGRLVTEIMAREVIDAWLSVEAPDLSELGNIEKLKRIDAELRGPQCAPHL
- a CDS encoding SLC13 family permease, yielding MQLTALAIFLATIGFVIWGVVDRAVVAIIGTILMIALGVMSEVQAFHYVDWNVIAILLGIWIIANYFARTGVLEFLAVKAVKLSKGDLPLLVTLLGVLAGFVSMFVDNVVVILMFAPIVFYITDRLKLNPFPLIMFIGLCANTMGTALLLGDLPPQMLHAVSGIEFLEFVWIRGRPSSFIILTLTFLITTWLFYSTKFKRAFSQESLGVDIRARLKEMAELDESRCIKDRKLAAITVGAFIGTILAMSLRQLLGVKLGFIALTGALALVFTVETLRFKGKAERPGFEEVLSSLDWRAILFYIALFALVGGIEHVGLLDMLAEGIKPYLALPLVGLTILYWVTVPVVGIVEHDAYILTFLYVVKDLAGHGIDPWPLWWALLWSGTLGSNLTVAGAPALYVAINVCERNTGRKVSSRDFFSFSVPYVAVSTVVCYILAVLTWGL